One Theropithecus gelada isolate Dixy chromosome 3, Tgel_1.0, whole genome shotgun sequence genomic window carries:
- the SUMO3 gene encoding small ubiquitin-related modifier 3 isoform X4 — translation MSEEKPKEGVKTENDHINLKVAGQDGSVVQFKIKRHTPLSKLMKAYCERQVRRLAPPRGFPVCALVLCAPGIPRARVSGLDPDVATRGFVNETD, via the exons ATGTCCGAGGAGAAGCCCAAG GAGGGCGTGAAGACAGAGAACGACCACATCAACCTGAAGGTGGCCGGGCAGGACGGCTCCGTGGTGCAATTCAAGATCAAGAGGCACACGCCACTGAGCAAGCTGATGAAGGCCTACTGCGAGAGGCAGGTGCGGCGCCTCGCTCCCCCACGGGGCTTCCCCGTGTGCGCGCTGGTCCTGTGTGCGCCAGGCATCCCCAGAGCACGAGTGTCAGGGCTGGACCCAGATGTAGCCACTCGAG